In the Streptomyces fradiae ATCC 10745 = DSM 40063 genome, one interval contains:
- a CDS encoding protein-arginine deiminase domain-containing protein: MRTTSHARRATLALSVIATILAPAAPALAAPPPPRADLRADVDRDGRVDVTGATDDAGEDTWTPARGAVFLPNIDDDTKRCPTAGPRGRPLPDASLAACNDAADTRVNGTPDAADLARVRSVPMKNLPASATGTLRVVAGAKNTRVFVKRGTGWTWVTAATRLTAAELRAGVEFGVEATDVVRDPKLWGGRAVLRLTVAAGSATTSDDVTLRVAPLLTHHHLQAAQQVLVTRVPGTDPYARAQQAFVRGLAAEAKAAGIGHPLFTFERYDDIWAQDFVEPGYVSMTGPDGRRQAIRVMLRSAQPDRESGRELFERLRGKGIGVVQVSGVRESEEWTLNSMGNLETVPPYTHAGRSFPAGRIIMGERRDTGSKPARAMRSLLQAQGLQDPLLLDTSWLHVGHVDEFVQFLPAPGTPRGWRIGVADPEAGLRLLRDAQKAGHGGTRMFSVPGSADLPAPKETIDQALASKWLVADNTMAAQRIRANLEVLKRETGVTDAEVVRVPALYTRGTEQGERGDRVPRLTRLGAGDPPESVTEYGQQKRLVREGGPSAADGPAVMTSAYVPGAVNGVPLGGDRYLAPRQWGPVIGGEDVFTAAVTAAYTRAGLKVSYIDDWSTYHLGMGEVHCGTNTLRDASAAWWQR; encoded by the coding sequence GTGCGCACGACGAGCCACGCACGGCGCGCGACTCTCGCCCTGTCCGTCATCGCGACCATCCTCGCCCCCGCCGCCCCCGCCCTCGCCGCCCCACCGCCGCCCCGCGCGGACCTGCGGGCCGACGTGGACCGGGACGGGCGGGTGGACGTCACCGGGGCGACGGACGACGCCGGGGAGGACACGTGGACGCCGGCGCGCGGCGCGGTCTTCCTGCCCAACATCGACGACGACACCAAGCGGTGCCCCACCGCCGGTCCGCGCGGCCGGCCCCTGCCGGACGCGTCCCTCGCCGCCTGCAACGACGCCGCCGACACCCGCGTCAACGGCACCCCCGACGCCGCGGACCTGGCCCGTGTCCGGTCGGTGCCGATGAAGAACCTGCCGGCGTCGGCGACCGGCACCCTGCGGGTCGTCGCCGGGGCCAAGAACACCCGCGTGTTCGTGAAGCGCGGCACCGGCTGGACGTGGGTGACCGCCGCGACCCGGCTGACCGCGGCCGAGCTGCGGGCGGGCGTCGAGTTCGGGGTGGAGGCGACCGACGTCGTGCGGGACCCCAAGCTGTGGGGCGGTCGCGCCGTCCTGCGCCTGACCGTCGCCGCCGGCTCCGCGACCACCTCCGACGACGTCACCCTGCGTGTCGCCCCGCTGCTGACGCACCACCACCTCCAGGCCGCGCAGCAGGTGCTCGTCACACGGGTGCCGGGCACGGACCCGTACGCCCGCGCGCAGCAGGCGTTCGTACGGGGGCTGGCGGCGGAGGCGAAGGCCGCCGGCATCGGCCACCCGCTGTTCACGTTCGAGCGGTACGACGACATCTGGGCGCAGGACTTCGTGGAGCCCGGGTACGTGAGCATGACCGGCCCGGACGGCCGCCGCCAGGCGATCCGGGTGATGCTCCGCTCCGCGCAGCCGGACCGGGAGTCGGGGCGCGAGCTGTTCGAGCGGCTGCGCGGCAAGGGCATCGGCGTCGTGCAGGTGTCGGGGGTCCGCGAGTCGGAGGAGTGGACCCTGAACTCCATGGGCAACCTGGAGACCGTCCCGCCGTACACCCATGCCGGCCGGTCCTTCCCCGCCGGGCGGATCATCATGGGCGAGCGCAGGGACACCGGCTCCAAGCCCGCCCGCGCCATGCGCTCGCTGCTCCAGGCCCAGGGCCTCCAGGACCCGCTGCTGCTCGACACCTCGTGGCTGCACGTCGGTCACGTCGACGAGTTCGTCCAGTTCCTGCCCGCGCCGGGCACCCCGCGCGGGTGGCGGATCGGCGTCGCGGACCCGGAGGCCGGTCTGCGGCTGCTGCGGGACGCGCAGAAGGCGGGGCACGGCGGGACGCGGATGTTCTCGGTCCCCGGCAGCGCGGACCTGCCCGCCCCGAAGGAGACCATCGACCAGGCGCTCGCCTCGAAGTGGCTGGTGGCCGACAACACGATGGCCGCCCAGCGCATCCGGGCCAACCTGGAGGTGCTCAAGCGCGAGACGGGCGTGACGGACGCCGAGGTGGTGCGCGTGCCGGCGCTGTACACCCGCGGCACCGAGCAGGGTGAGCGGGGCGACCGAGTGCCGCGGCTGACCCGCCTGGGCGCGGGCGACCCGCCCGAGTCGGTCACGGAGTACGGCCAGCAGAAGCGGCTGGTCCGCGAGGGCGGGCCGTCGGCCGCGGACGGTCCCGCCGTGATGACGAGCGCGTACGTGCCGGGCGCGGTGAACGGCGTGCCGCTGGGCGGCGACCGCTACCTGGCGCCGCGGCAGTGGGGCCCGGTCATCGGCGGCGAGGACGTGTTCACCGCCGCCGTCACCGCCGCGTACACCCGGGCCGGGCTGAAGGTGTCGTACATCGACGACTGGTCGACGTACCACCTCGGCATGGGCGAGGTGCACTGCGGCACCAACACCCTGCGGGACGCCTCCGCCGCGTGGTGGCAGCGGTAG
- a CDS encoding helix-turn-helix domain-containing protein — translation MPIVVDVDVMLAKRKMSVGELAERVGITPANLAVLKNGRAKAVRFTTLAALCEALACQPGDLLRWEPEGPP, via the coding sequence ATGCCGATCGTCGTCGACGTCGACGTGATGCTGGCGAAACGGAAGATGTCCGTGGGCGAACTGGCGGAACGGGTGGGGATCACCCCCGCCAACCTGGCGGTGCTCAAGAACGGCCGGGCCAAGGCCGTCCGCTTCACCACGCTCGCCGCGCTCTGCGAGGCGCTCGCCTGCCAGCCGGGCGACCTGCTCCGGTGGGAGCCCGAGGGCCCGCCGTAG
- a CDS encoding DUF2975 domain-containing protein — MGNLPVWGLRAVLAMLLAGSVGVQAVMVPLLAADPDGSGGELAHLRVPFVAIVLLGIVAAQTVLVCVWRLVTMVRRGTVFSHRAFRYVHVVIGAVVAAALLVFTLGVLLAPGEAVAPGVVLLVGGAGVAVLGVALVVLVLRMLLAQAVARDAEAARMRAELEEVI, encoded by the coding sequence ATGGGAAACCTGCCGGTGTGGGGACTGCGGGCCGTGCTCGCCATGCTGCTGGCCGGGTCGGTGGGCGTGCAGGCGGTGATGGTGCCGCTGCTGGCCGCCGACCCGGACGGCTCCGGCGGCGAGCTCGCCCACCTGCGCGTGCCGTTCGTGGCGATCGTCCTGCTGGGGATCGTGGCGGCGCAGACCGTGCTCGTCTGCGTGTGGCGGCTGGTGACGATGGTCCGGCGGGGCACGGTCTTCTCCCACCGCGCGTTCCGGTACGTGCACGTGGTCATCGGCGCCGTGGTCGCCGCGGCCCTCCTCGTCTTCACGCTGGGCGTCCTGCTGGCGCCCGGCGAGGCCGTCGCACCCGGGGTGGTCCTGCTGGTGGGCGGGGCCGGCGTGGCCGTCCTCGGCGTCGCGCTCGTGGTGCTCGTCCTGCGGATGCTGCTCGCCCAGGCCGTCGCGCGGGACGCCGAGGCCGCGCGCATGCGGGCCGAGCTGGAGGAGGTCATCTGA
- a CDS encoding TMEM175 family protein — MRRDTTGPSTYWLEDVDLPKQRVLALADAVIAIAMTLLVLDIELEGGLSGRALSDALDDVWRQMGTFLLSAVVIASFWRVHHASLKGVERIGSPLFWLNVLFLVLISLVPFPTRVLQDYGDQFLGPALYGAVIGAASMLLYLMELLSTPRRERGSWRTVPLPTVAVVFLVSVGIAALSPVAAMYSWIAAVPLSALGQWYAVRSRRAASPPA, encoded by the coding sequence ATGCGCCGCGACACCACAGGCCCGTCCACGTACTGGCTGGAAGACGTCGACCTGCCCAAGCAGCGGGTGCTGGCACTGGCGGACGCCGTCATCGCCATCGCCATGACACTGCTGGTCCTCGACATCGAACTGGAAGGGGGACTGAGCGGCCGGGCGCTGAGCGACGCGCTGGACGACGTGTGGAGGCAGATGGGGACGTTCCTGCTGAGCGCCGTCGTCATCGCGTCGTTCTGGCGGGTGCACCACGCGTCGCTGAAGGGCGTCGAGCGGATCGGCTCGCCCCTCTTCTGGCTGAACGTGCTCTTCCTGGTGCTCATCTCCCTCGTCCCGTTCCCGACGCGGGTCCTGCAGGACTACGGCGACCAGTTCCTCGGGCCTGCGCTGTACGGGGCGGTGATCGGGGCGGCGTCGATGCTGCTCTACCTCATGGAGCTGCTGAGCACACCGCGGCGGGAGCGCGGGTCCTGGCGCACCGTTCCGCTGCCGACGGTGGCCGTGGTGTTCCTGGTGTCCGTGGGGATCGCGGCGCTCTCCCCGGTGGCGGCGATGTACTCGTGGATCGCCGCCGTGCCGCTCTCCGCGCTGGGCCAGTGGTACGCGGTCCGCTCCCGGCGCGCGGCGTCCCCGCCCGCCTGA
- a CDS encoding ArsR/SmtB family transcription factor has translation MTPSPAPRATAAGGPRELAHPSRDEIRLEHVLHALSDPMRLCVVRELAAAGAEVSCSYVDLPVTKSTTTHHFRVLREAGVIRQTYRGTAKLNDLRRDDLDALFPGLLDAVLAAAARERPTGPTGPTGPAGHAGRADRAGV, from the coding sequence GTGACCCCGAGCCCCGCGCCCCGCGCCACCGCCGCGGGCGGACCGCGCGAGCTCGCGCACCCCTCGCGCGACGAGATCCGCCTCGAGCACGTCCTCCATGCGCTCTCCGACCCGATGCGGCTGTGCGTCGTGCGCGAACTGGCGGCGGCCGGCGCGGAGGTCTCCTGCTCCTACGTCGACCTCCCCGTCACCAAGTCCACCACCACGCACCACTTCCGCGTGCTGCGGGAGGCGGGCGTCATCCGCCAGACCTACCGCGGCACGGCGAAGCTGAACGACCTGCGCCGCGACGACCTCGACGCCCTCTTCCCCGGCCTCCTGGACGCGGTGCTCGCCGCCGCCGCCCGCGAGCGCCCCACCGGCCCGACCGGCCCCACCGGCCCCGCGGGTCACGCCGGCCGGGCCGACCGCGCCGGGGTGTGA
- a CDS encoding NADH:flavin oxidoreductase/NADH oxidase: protein MSALFEPRTLRSLTIPNRVWMAPMCQYSAEPSGPETGAANDWHFAHYAARATGGTGLILLEATAVSPEGRISPYDLGLWNDTQTEALRRITRFLKGQGTVPGIQLAHAGRKASTERPWKGGAPITGGEHGWRPVGPSPVPFDEGHPVPEELTGEGIREIVGQFAAAARRALDAGFEVVEVHGAHGYLIGEFLSPHSNRRTDAYGGSFDNRVRFALEVVDAVRAVWPEELPVFFRISATDWLEEAGWTADDTVRFAALLKEHGVDLLDVSSGGNAPRVRIPVGPGYQVPFAARVRTETGLPVAAVGLITEAEQAEKIVANGEADAVLLGRELLRNPSWARHAARELGGDAHVPDPYHRSV, encoded by the coding sequence GTGAGCGCACTGTTCGAGCCCCGCACCCTGCGGTCGCTGACCATCCCGAACCGCGTCTGGATGGCGCCGATGTGCCAGTACAGTGCCGAGCCGAGCGGCCCGGAGACGGGCGCGGCCAACGACTGGCACTTCGCCCACTACGCGGCCCGCGCCACGGGCGGCACCGGCCTGATCCTGCTGGAGGCGACGGCGGTCTCCCCCGAGGGCCGCATCAGCCCGTACGACCTCGGACTCTGGAACGACACCCAGACGGAGGCGCTGCGCCGGATCACCCGGTTCCTCAAGGGGCAGGGGACGGTCCCCGGCATCCAGCTCGCCCATGCCGGCCGCAAGGCGTCGACCGAGCGCCCCTGGAAGGGCGGCGCCCCGATCACCGGCGGCGAGCACGGGTGGCGGCCGGTCGGCCCGAGCCCGGTGCCGTTCGACGAGGGCCACCCGGTGCCGGAGGAGCTGACCGGGGAGGGCATCCGCGAGATCGTCGGGCAGTTCGCCGCGGCGGCGCGGCGCGCGCTCGACGCGGGCTTCGAGGTCGTCGAGGTGCACGGCGCCCACGGCTATCTGATCGGCGAGTTCCTCTCCCCGCACAGCAACCGCCGCACCGACGCGTACGGCGGCTCCTTCGACAACCGGGTCCGCTTCGCGCTGGAGGTGGTCGACGCGGTGCGCGCGGTCTGGCCCGAGGAGCTGCCCGTGTTCTTCCGGATCTCGGCCACCGACTGGCTGGAGGAGGCGGGCTGGACGGCCGACGACACCGTGCGGTTCGCCGCGCTGCTGAAGGAGCACGGCGTGGACCTGCTCGACGTGTCGAGCGGGGGGAACGCGCCGCGCGTGCGCATCCCGGTCGGCCCCGGCTACCAGGTGCCGTTCGCGGCGCGGGTGAGGACGGAGACGGGGCTGCCGGTGGCCGCGGTCGGCCTGATCACCGAGGCGGAGCAGGCGGAGAAGATCGTCGCCAACGGCGAGGCGGACGCGGTGCTGCTCGGCCGCGAGCTGCTGCGCAACCCGTCGTGGGCGCGGCACGCCGCGCGCGAGCTGGGCGGCGACGCGCACGTGCCGGACCCGTACCACCGCTCCGTCTGA
- a CDS encoding MFS transporter encodes MSKTKSIALLSAGHACVDVHQGAVAALVPFFVAERGYGYAAASGIVLAASALSSVAQPLFGALTDRWAMPWLLPVATLLAGAGIGLCGVSASYTATLAFAALSGLGVAAYHPEAARVARLAAAGGGHRAMAWFSLGGNVGFALSPPLVWAVASLGGLRMSPLLALPALVGCALCLPALRAVRSAGGAAGPAAGGAGGDDVGSFVRLSLAVVCRSVVFVGLSAFVALFAQQRTGGGPAAGTAALFVLYLGGAAGTVLGGRLADRWDRVTVCRWSYLATAAAVAGIVTVPGPALYGFVALASMGLYVPFSLQVTLAQDFLPSRVGTASGVTLGLTVSVGGLAGPLVGGLADATSLRTALAPLALLPLLAWLLLRTLREPAAPRAAADIGPAPGQAAPGPPGAGRAATGP; translated from the coding sequence GTGTCGAAAACCAAGTCGATCGCCCTGCTGTCGGCCGGGCACGCCTGCGTGGACGTCCACCAGGGTGCCGTGGCGGCCCTCGTCCCCTTCTTCGTCGCCGAGCGCGGGTACGGCTACGCCGCCGCGTCCGGGATCGTCCTCGCCGCGTCGGCGCTGTCGTCGGTGGCGCAGCCCCTGTTCGGCGCGCTGACCGACCGGTGGGCGATGCCCTGGCTGCTGCCGGTCGCCACCCTGCTGGCCGGTGCGGGCATCGGCCTGTGCGGGGTGAGCGCTTCGTACACCGCCACACTGGCGTTCGCCGCGCTGTCGGGGCTGGGGGTGGCCGCGTACCACCCGGAGGCCGCCCGCGTCGCGCGGCTCGCCGCCGCCGGGGGCGGCCACCGGGCGATGGCCTGGTTCTCGCTCGGCGGGAACGTCGGGTTCGCGCTGTCCCCGCCGCTGGTGTGGGCCGTCGCCTCCCTGGGCGGGCTGCGCATGTCGCCGCTCCTGGCGCTCCCGGCGCTCGTGGGGTGCGCGCTGTGCCTGCCCGCCCTGCGCGCCGTGCGGAGCGCCGGCGGCGCGGCGGGCCCGGCGGCGGGCGGCGCGGGCGGCGACGACGTCGGCTCGTTCGTCCGGCTGTCGCTGGCCGTGGTGTGCCGGTCCGTCGTCTTCGTGGGGCTGAGCGCGTTCGTGGCGCTCTTCGCGCAGCAGCGGACGGGCGGCGGGCCCGCGGCGGGCACGGCGGCGCTGTTCGTGCTCTACCTCGGCGGCGCGGCCGGGACCGTGCTGGGCGGGCGGCTGGCCGACCGGTGGGACCGGGTGACCGTGTGCCGCTGGTCGTACCTGGCGACCGCCGCCGCCGTCGCGGGGATCGTGACCGTGCCCGGCCCGGCGCTCTACGGTTTCGTGGCGCTGGCGTCCATGGGGCTGTACGTGCCGTTCTCCCTCCAGGTGACGCTCGCCCAGGACTTCCTGCCGTCGCGGGTCGGCACGGCGTCCGGGGTCACCCTGGGCCTGACCGTGAGCGTGGGCGGTCTGGCCGGCCCCCTCGTGGGCGGCCTCGCCGACGCGACCTCGCTGCGCACGGCACTGGCACCGCTGGCCCTGCTGCCGCTGCTCGCCTGGCTGCTGCTGCGCACCCTGCGCGAACCGGCCGCGCCGCGGGCCGCCGCGGACATCGGCCCGGCGCCCGGTCAGGCGGCGCCCGGCCCGCCGGGGGCGGGCCGGGCGGCGACCGGTCCCTGA
- a CDS encoding helix-turn-helix transcriptional regulator: MTEIRHEPVAPTRVQSMATGSEIDAHRHDDHQIVYAGRGALTVTTGRGTWVAPATRAIWVPAGTVHAHQAHGAVDLHLVGLPVGDNPLGLDEPTVLSVGPLLRELLVAYTRPPLDDRPERSRLRAVLLDQLRAAPRRAVHLPSPVSPRLTALCALLGADPADNRTLAALGREVGASERTLSRLFRAELGMTFPQWRTRLRLHHALVLLARGTPVTAVAHRCGWSSASAFIDVFRRAFGHTPGAELRREHG, encoded by the coding sequence ATGACGGAGATCCGCCATGAACCGGTCGCTCCCACACGGGTGCAGAGCATGGCGACCGGATCGGAGATCGACGCCCACCGGCACGACGACCACCAGATCGTCTACGCCGGGCGGGGCGCGCTGACCGTGACGACCGGCCGGGGGACGTGGGTGGCCCCGGCGACGCGGGCCATCTGGGTGCCCGCCGGGACGGTCCACGCCCATCAGGCGCACGGCGCGGTGGACCTGCACCTGGTCGGCCTGCCGGTGGGCGACAACCCGCTCGGGCTGGACGAGCCGACCGTCCTGTCCGTCGGCCCGCTGCTGCGGGAACTGCTCGTCGCGTACACCCGGCCGCCGCTCGACGACCGCCCCGAGCGGTCGCGGCTGCGGGCCGTGCTGCTCGACCAGCTGCGCGCCGCGCCGCGGCGGGCCGTCCACCTGCCCTCGCCCGTCTCGCCCCGGCTGACGGCCCTGTGCGCCCTGCTCGGCGCCGATCCGGCCGACAACCGCACACTGGCCGCGCTCGGCAGGGAGGTCGGCGCCAGCGAGCGCACCCTGTCCCGGCTGTTCCGCGCGGAACTGGGGATGACCTTCCCGCAGTGGCGCACCCGGCTGCGGCTGCACCACGCCCTGGTCCTGCTGGCGCGGGGCACACCGGTCACCGCGGTGGCGCACCGCTGCGGCTGGTCGTCGGCGAGCGCGTTCATCGACGTGTTCCGCCGCGCCTTCGGGCACACCCCGGGAGCGGAGCTGCGCCGCGAGCACGGCTGA
- a CDS encoding S1 family peptidase has product MRTRRLLPALAAAAMAVLGLAPTATAQASAAPAPAAPPAAVAETAAVQPIIGGGYASNAPWAARLFSNGRETCSATIIAPTWILTAKHCVSGGGLSFRIGSLDQHSGGTVAYGAGTYNHSSSDLSLVRLDRSVSATYARLGQPGSVSVGQTVQVYGWGATSQCGSEANCQSQYLKVADVVVTGGCRDAYYGSAICARRGNGITAGGDSGGPMMANGVQVGVASTSDRQTTTAYTNVTAYRSWIQSVAGV; this is encoded by the coding sequence GTGCGTACAAGGAGACTGCTTCCCGCGCTGGCCGCCGCCGCCATGGCGGTACTCGGGCTCGCCCCCACGGCGACGGCCCAGGCTTCGGCCGCCCCCGCCCCCGCCGCACCGCCCGCCGCGGTGGCGGAGACCGCCGCCGTCCAGCCCATCATCGGCGGCGGCTACGCGAGCAACGCCCCCTGGGCGGCCCGGCTGTTCTCCAACGGCCGGGAGACCTGCAGCGCCACGATCATCGCCCCGACGTGGATCCTCACCGCCAAGCACTGCGTCTCCGGCGGCGGGCTGTCCTTCCGCATCGGCAGCCTCGACCAGCACAGCGGCGGAACGGTCGCCTACGGCGCGGGCACCTACAACCACTCCTCCTCCGACCTGTCCCTCGTCAGGCTGGACCGCTCGGTCTCGGCGACGTACGCCCGGCTCGGCCAGCCCGGCTCGGTGTCGGTCGGCCAGACCGTGCAGGTGTACGGCTGGGGCGCCACGTCCCAGTGCGGCTCCGAGGCCAACTGCCAGTCGCAGTACCTGAAGGTCGCCGACGTCGTCGTGACGGGCGGCTGCCGTGACGCCTACTACGGGTCGGCGATATGCGCCCGCCGCGGCAACGGCATCACCGCCGGCGGCGACTCGGGCGGCCCGATGATGGCGAACGGCGTCCAGGTCGGCGTCGCCTCGACCAGCGACCGGCAGACCACCACCGCGTACACGAACGTCACCGCCTACCGCTCCTGGATCCAGAGCGTCGCGGGCGTCTGA